The following coding sequences lie in one Ostrea edulis chromosome 8, xbOstEdul1.1, whole genome shotgun sequence genomic window:
- the LOC125661305 gene encoding uncharacterized protein LOC125661305, producing the protein MEEILGKDHAVTTKCLLPSASTSTGKTSEEFQPTASKKKHESDSDGENSSASSCTSEKERKKRRTQSSEVIEFLSTCEQKQEERYKKEIEQRKKMHTDF; encoded by the coding sequence ATGGAGGAGATCCTTGGCAAAGACCATGCAGTTACTACAAAGTGTCTTCTGCCTAGTGCTTCAACATCAACAGGTAAAACTTCTGAAGAATTCCAACCAACTGCTAGTAAGAAAAAGCATGAATCAGATTCAGATGGAGAGAATAGCTCAGCTTCATCATGTACAAGTGAAAAGGAAAGGAAAAAGCGACGAACACAGTCATCAGAAGTTATAGAGTTTTTAAGCACTTGTGAACAGAAACAAGAGGAGAGATACAAGAAGGAAATAGAgcagagaaaaaaaatgcacaCTGACTTCTAG